The following are encoded together in the Janthinobacterium sp. Marseille genome:
- a CDS encoding toll/interleukin-1 receptor domain-containing protein yields the protein MAFLTNSEVRQAAQGRLQKSFSSSASQVLREAVRASSTEDKFDIFLSHASEDSEIVLGVREILVGLGLTVYIDWIDDPQMDRGSVTAENADMLRRRMRASKSLILLTTKNSATSRWIPWELGYFDGHKTGFIGILPVVDYSGGAFAGQEYLGLYPLVEKLPLTGGGTKFCVVERAGKGYRFLDDFAHGQSTIRSFSG from the coding sequence ATGGCGTTCCTAACAAACAGCGAAGTCAGGCAAGCAGCACAAGGCAGGTTGCAAAAGAGTTTTTCATCATCTGCATCTCAAGTGCTTCGGGAAGCGGTGCGAGCATCCAGCACGGAAGATAAATTCGATATTTTTTTGTCCCACGCATCTGAAGATTCTGAGATCGTTCTTGGTGTCCGTGAAATTCTTGTTGGCCTCGGACTGACCGTATATATCGATTGGATTGACGACCCGCAGATGGATCGAGGCAGCGTTACTGCCGAAAATGCTGACATGCTGCGTCGTCGTATGCGCGCATCGAAAAGCCTAATATTGCTGACGACAAAAAACAGTGCCACGTCACGTTGGATACCTTGGGAACTTGGTTACTTTGATGGGCACAAGACTGGTTTTATCGGGATACTGCCGGTTGTGGACTATTCCGGTGGCGCGTTTGCAGGTCAAGAGTATCTTGGCTTGTATCCCTTGGTCGAAAAACTCCCACTCACTGGTGGTGGAACCAAATTCTGTGTAGTCGAGCGGGCTGGGAAAGGCT
- a CDS encoding TIR domain-containing protein, with amino-acid sequence MARRVFFSFHYDRDIRRVVQVRNSWIVRAGNETQPFMDKAEWESIKRTGAQAIEKWIDKQLNGTSVTVVLIGAETYDREWVKHEIKRSYELGKGMIGIYIHNVKDPQNGTDTKGKNPFDHWSVKKNGRDILFSELYKTYDWVRDNGYSNFASWIEGAAVAAGR; translated from the coding sequence ATGGCGCGACGTGTATTTTTCAGTTTTCACTATGACCGGGATATCCGACGCGTAGTGCAGGTTAGAAACTCATGGATTGTCCGGGCGGGCAATGAGACTCAACCTTTCATGGACAAGGCTGAGTGGGAATCCATAAAGCGCACTGGCGCGCAAGCCATCGAAAAGTGGATCGATAAGCAGCTGAACGGAACATCGGTAACGGTCGTTTTGATTGGCGCTGAGACCTATGATCGCGAATGGGTTAAGCATGAGATCAAACGGAGCTACGAACTAGGCAAAGGAATGATAGGGATTTACATTCACAACGTAAAAGACCCGCAGAATGGAACGGATACTAAGGGTAAGAATCCGTTTGACCATTGGTCAGTTAAAAAAAACGGACGCGACATTTTATTTTCAGAGCTCTACAAGACGTACGACTGGGTTCGGGATAATGGCTACAGTAACTTTGCTAGCTGGATTGAAGGTGCCGCAGTGGCAGCGGGACGTTAA